Part of the Ziziphus jujuba cultivar Dongzao chromosome 8, ASM3175591v1 genome is shown below.
TAGAGATCATTCGAACCTCCTATGACATTTATCGAATCATACATGGCTGAAATATGAATTTAGCTTTATCCAGCATGTCTATCTTAAAAATTGGTAAAAGAAAAGTTGTATAAATTGTGTCTTACAAGTATTTCCAGTctctaacaaataaaaaaaaaatagcaaaaacagaaaaatatttaataaataaagaccTACATCTATAAATATAAAGTCACATTTATATAAACGATATAATTCAGTACAATTGAGCATGCTCAAACGAATCCTTAAATATTGTCTTGCAAACCACAAACTGTAGTTGTAGTTTTTTTAGTCTACAAACTTGATGAATAATGTAAGATAATGTTCATTCAAAAATGACTTCTAAAATTTTCTCCTTTGACGAGTAAGAAAAGGACTAGTGGTAAATTTCTTGACGAAGTAGATTTAagaaaccaatttatttagCCTGTGAAAAATATTGCCAAGTGAGAGCCATTATGTAAATATCTTCTGGCTATGGGTCCCGGCATTTTGCTTTACCCTCTCTTGCTTTATCTGAAAGATGCTACTCTAACACTGTCCCACTTCCAAGATAATTGGGAAGTTTAAGCCttcatttatataaataacataaacgAATCTTCTCCATCCATCCATTATCAAatcgttctctctctctctctctctctctctctcacacacacacacatacactgAAAACACAGTGATTCATATGGATTCACATTTACAGTGTATGACTGCATCTTCCTCCTTGAATCCCAAAACCCACAGATTTCCATACACTAAACCATCATGGGTTCACCATTACAACAGTAGAAGAGGCTGCATACACATACAATTCAGGATGTATGATTTATTCAACTCCAactctctcttttcctttccattttattcccatttttttctttcattcaaAATGATTTTCCATGCATATACCTCTTCCTCCCAACTCCGGCAGCATTAAATATCATGCTTTTCAACTTCACCATCACCAACACCAGCAGAAGAAATTGCTGCTCACTGAAGCCTCTGCTAAGAAGCCGAAGAATGGTGTTTCACTATTGAATGAAGAGCCCATCAAGGTACCTGAGAAGAAAGGAACTGTCGCCGGCGCAGTTGCTTTGATCATCGGCACCAGTATAGGCTCAGGGATTCTGGCACTCCCACAGAAAGCTTCCCAAGCAGTAActcctattttatttatttatttagtttaacCATAACTTGATAAAATGGAATCTCagaaactttgttttttttttttttttttttttttttttttggggatggtTAGGGACTGGTTCCAAGTTCAATATCCATGGTAGTATTTTGGGCATTTCTCCTAATTGAAGCACTTTTGCTTGTGGAGATAAATGTGAGGCTGAGGAGGGAGAAGATaaagaaagaggaagagaaTGAATTGGAGGTTATTTCCATTAGAACGATGGCCCAAGAGACATTAGGAGATTGGGGTGGAAATCTAGCCACTTCCACTTATGTTTTCTTGGGCTACACTTCTATGGTTGCTTATAGTTCAAAGTCGGGGGAGATTCTCTTTCACTTGCTCAATCTTCCAGCTCCTGTATCGGGCATCTTTTTCACTTTACTTTTCACTATGCTAATCTCCCTAGGTGGGACCGTAGCAACTGATAAAGTTAATCAGCTGCTCACTGCTTCCATGATAGGTGACTATGAAGAGCACTGGTTTCTCCCAAAGTTGTAGAATTTATTGTCTATACAGATTTTCATATCCTTCCTAATCAACAATCTTTTAGAAATTGTGaaaattcagaaaaataaattgTCAGACGTTCAGAGTGAGAAATTGGCATGACCTTTTTATGTTGACACTAATAAATGCACACAAACTGATTGACAGGTTTACTCTTAGCAATAGAGGTGGTAGCAGTTGTTTTGGGTGGGTGGTCGGGACTAGCGGGAAGTGGAAACTGGGCAAAAGTCCCTCCTACAATACCTGTGATAATCTTTTCTTTGGTATATCATGATGTAGCACCAGGTAAGGAACACAATTCAAGTATTTGAAAGTTTGGTTTGGTTGAGTAGTAGGCAATGAAAATGAGGTATAACTTCCTACAAAATCTGATATTTTTTCTCTGCAGTTCTATGTGCTTATTTGGGAAGTGACCTAAAACGTCTAAGAGTTTCGGTTTTACTTGGTAGTATTGTTCCATTGATAACATTGCTTGTTTGGGATGCAATTGCCTTTAGCCTTTCCTCCCAGGCTGATCAAGTTGTTGACCCTGTTGAATTGCTTATGAGGTTATTATATCTGATATTGTCGGCCAATTTGGAAATGAAACAAGAATTGATTTttaccttctttctttttttgagggACTAATAACACAAATTTCCCACCTTCAGTGTGAAATTGAGTGGAGTTTCATATATGGTAGAAGCTTTCTCACTGCTTGCCGTAGGAACTTCACTGATTGGCACTCTTCTCGGCTTCTTTGAGTTTTTCAAAGAGCAACTTACTAACCTCTCTTGGAATTCTTCCACCACACCGGTGCTACAGGTTAAAGTCTTCCCCTCAAGTAAGGCTTGTGTATTTTGTTAATTCTGTGGTTAAGGCATGGC
Proteins encoded:
- the LOC125421748 gene encoding uncharacterized protein LOC125421748 isoform X1, translated to MDSHLQCMTASSSLNPKTHRFPYTKPSWVHHYNSRRGCIHIQFRIIKYHAFQLHHHQHQQKKLLLTEASAKKPKNGVSLLNEEPIKVPEKKGTVAGAVALIIGTSIGSGILALPQKASQAGLVPSSISMVVFWAFLLIEALLLVEINVRLRREKIKKEEENELEVISIRTMAQETLGDWGGNLATSTYVFLGYTSMVAYSSKSGEILFHLLNLPAPVSGIFFTLLFTMLISLGGTVATDKVNQLLTASMIGLLLAIEVVAVVLGGWSGLAGSGNWAKVPPTIPVIIFSLVYHDVAPVLCAYLGSDLKRLRVSVLLGSIVPLITLLVWDAIAFSLSSQADQVVDPVELLMSVKLSGVSYMVEAFSLLAVGTSLIGTLLGFFEFFKEQLTNLSWNSSTTPVLQKRTNLIFGLQSWWGRNKISFTAMAVAVAPSLFVSTTIPDAFSAATDIAGGYCMTMLYGVLPPAMAWAMHKKEDGDADQQALSRARPLLLGVGIFACGIVVEQILQDILALQS
- the LOC125421748 gene encoding uncharacterized protein LOC125421748 isoform X2; translation: MDSHLQCMTASSSLNPKTHRFPYTKPSWVHHYNSRRGCIHIQFRIIKYHAFQLHHHQHQQKKLLLTEASAKKPKNGVSLLNEEPIKVPEKKGTVAGAVALIIGTSIGSGILALPQKASQAGLVPSSISMVVFWAFLLIEALLLVEINVRLRREKIKKEEENELEVISIRTMAQETLGDWGGNLATSTYVFLGYTSMVAYSSKSGEILFHLLNLPAPVSGIFFTLLFTMLISLGGTVATDKVNQLLTASMIGLLLAIEVVAVVLGGWSGLAGSGNWAKVPPTIPVIIFSLVYHDVAPVLCAYLGSDLKRLRVSVLLGSIVPLITLLVWDAIAFSLSSQADQVVDPVELLMSVKLSGVSYMVEAFSLLAVGTSLIGTLLGFFEFFKEQLTNLSWNSSTTPVLQRTNLIFGLQSWWGRNKISFTAMAVAVAPSLFVSTTIPDAFSAATDIAGGYCMTMLYGVLPPAMAWAMHKKEDGDADQQALSRARPLLLGVGIFACGIVVEQILQDILALQS